One Salvelinus fontinalis isolate EN_2023a chromosome 11, ASM2944872v1, whole genome shotgun sequence DNA window includes the following coding sequences:
- the LOC129865282 gene encoding kinesin-like protein KIF21A isoform X7, whose translation MSGQDESSVRVALRIRPQLAREKIEGCHICTFCMPAEPQVMLGKDKAFTYDYVFDMDSQQDSIYTHCTEKLIEGCFEGYNATIFAYGQTGSGKTYTMGTGFDVNISEEELGIIPRAVKHLFRGIEERRQAATEQGKPVPEFKINAQFLELYNEEVLDLFESTRDMDGKRQKSTIKIHEDANGGIYTVGVTTRTVTSEAEMMQCLKLGALSRTTASTQMNIQSSRSHAIFTIHLCQVRVCTPDDSESNETDNRLANGSSEINSEFETLTAKFHFVDLAGSERLKRTGATGDRAKEGISINCGLLALGNVISALGDRSKRSTHVPYRDSKLTRLLQDSLGGNSQTVMIACISPSDRDFMETLSCLNYANRARNIKNKVMVNQDKASQQISALRTDIARLQMELMEYKTGKRMVGEDGMESINDMVHENSMLQTENSNLRIRVKAMQETIDAQRARLTQYLSDQANQVLAKVGEGNEEIGNMIQNYIKEIEELRAKLLESESVNENLRKTLSRANTRSSLYAGGGSFSLAPEIVASDIIEMAKKDLEKLKKKERKKKKSVVKEGVPDNEQERGNDEAEVDDHVSDHEEGEELEGEEEEYEMEGEESSDESDSEELDEKENFQADLANITCEIAIKQKLIDELENSQRRLHTLKQQYEQKLMMLQSKIRDTQLERDKVLHNMGSVETGTEEKAKKIKLEYEKKLSSMNKEMQKLQSAQKEHARLLKNQSQYEKQLKKLNQDVAEMKKTKVGLMRQMKEVQEKNRASECRRNREIATLKKDQRKHELQLRQLEAQKRQQDLILRRKNEEVTALRRQVRPTSGKVNRKVSLPEPLQDPSHRGIPGRPHSAGAAAPNGTPRKYPLRTSVYTTRTARAKWQSLERRITDIIMQRLTISNMEADMNRFLKQREDLTKRREKVSRKREKIATEGTDTDRSIQSLNEEMDALAANIDYVNDSIADCQANIMQMEEAKEEGDTVDITAVISSCNLSEARFLLDHFLHMAINKGLQAAQKDSQVKMMEGRLKQTEINSATQNQLLFHMLKEKAELNPELDALLGNALQENGDDSSSDESSTPSPATEGSLLASDLLKLCGEAKPRKARRRTTTQMELLYAGSGEFDSPTGDFSASLLPLAEALEGTRDTGTVAGHLRDRELTVSPSALSTRIAGLSGVWSSMGAERRSLERSPLTPRRMLEKGGQPPLDIKEHTPMDPKGHPARETKSHIPTATEKTKITDTKPTLEESLIYQGQRGVINPVSSPKSSHAARLQCVYVAEGHTKPVMCVDCTDDLLFTGSKDRTCKVWNLVTGQEIMSLGDHPSSVVSVRYCSSLVFTVSTAYIKVWDIRDSAKCIRTLTSSGQVSTGDSCVSLRSLSIPPGENQINQISLNPTGSYLYSASGNLVRMWDLRKFVSTGKLTGHLGPVLCLTVDQMGNGQDVVLTGSKDHTLKMFEVTEGVQGSIVSCHNFEPPHQECIVSLAVQGNSLYSSSRDYCIKKWDLSRKRLVQQAASAHSDWVSALGVVPGCPVVLSADRGGLLKLWHADTLAPLGDLRGHDSPVNGLATNSSQLFTASDDRTVKIWQANGSLEEGIH comes from the exons GATTCGTCCTCAGCTGGCGAGGGAGAAGATCGAAGGATGTCACATCTGTACGTTCTGCATGCCCGCCGAGCCCCAGGTGATGCTGGGTAAAGACAAGGCGTTCACTTACGACTACGTGTTTGACATGGACTCCCAGCAGGACAGCATCTACACACACTGCACTGAGAAACTCATTGAGGGATGCTTCGAGGGGTACAACGCTACCATCTTCGCCTATGGACAG actGGTTCGGGGAAGACCTACACCATGGGTACAGGGTTTGACGTGAACATCAGTGAGGAGGAGTTGGGCATCATTCCCCGGGCAGTCAAGCACCTCTTCAGGGGCATTGAGGAACGACGGCAGGCCGCCACAGAGCAGGGCAAGCCTGTACCCGAGTTCAAGATCAACGCACAGTTCCTGGAG CTGTACAATGAGGAGGTGTTGGATCTGTTTGAATCAACGCGGGACATGGATGGGAAGAGACAGAAATCCACCATCAAGATTCATGAGGACGCTAACGGAGGCATCTACACTGTGGGAGTCACCACGCGCACGGTCACCTCCGAGGCAGAG ATGATGCAGTGTCTGAAGCTGGGTGCTCTGTCCCGTACTACAGCCAGCACCCAGATGAACATCCAGAGCTCGCGCTCCCATGCCATCTTCACCATCCACCTGTGCCAAGTCAGAGTCTGCACTCCAGACGACAGC GAGTCCAATGAGACAGACAACCGTCTGGCCAACGGTTCCTCTGAGATCAACTCTGAGTTCGAGACGCTGACGGCTAAGTTTCACTTTGTGGACCTGGCCGGGTCGGAGAGACTAAAGAGGACAGGAGCTACTGGGGATCGAGCCAAGGAAGGCATCTCCATCAACTGTGGACTG CTTGCGCTGGGTAACGTGATCAGTGCTCTGGGGGACAGGAGTAAGAGGTCCACCCACGTGCCTTACAGGGACTCGAAACTCACCCGGCTACTGCAGGACTCTCTGGGAGGAAACAG TCAAACGGTGATGATAGCGTGTATCAGCCCATCTGACCGGGACTTCATGGAGACACTAAGCTGTCTGAACTACGCTAACCGAGCCAGGAACATTAAGAACAAGGTGATGGTGAACCAGGACAAAGCCTCCCAGCAGATATCAGCTCTCAGGACTGATATTGCCAGGCTACAGATGGAACTGATGGAGTACAAGACG GGCAAGCGTATGGTGGGGGAAGACGGCATGGAGAGCATCAACGACATGGTCCATGAGAACAGCATGCtacagacagagaacagtaacCTGAGGATCAGGGTGAAAGCTATGCAGGAGACCATTGATGCCCAGAGGGCCAGACTCACACAGTACCtcagtgatcaggccaaccaGGTTCTGGCCAAAGTGG GTGAGGGGAATGAGGAAATTGGAAATATGATCCAGAACTATATCAAAGAAATCGAGGAGCTCAG AGCCAAGCTCCTGGAGAGTGAGTCTGTGAATGAGAACCTCCGTAAAACCCTGTCCCGTGCCAACACACGCTCCTCCCTGTACGCTGGTGGGGGCTCCTTCTCCCTCGCCCCCGAGATAGTGGCTTCCGACATCATCGAGATGGCCAAGAAAGATCTGGAGAAACTcaagaagaaagagaggaagaaaaagaAGAG TGTGGTCAAGGAGGGGGTACCAGACAACGAACAGGAACGAGGCAACGACGAGGCTGAGGTG GATGACCACGTCAGTGACCACGAGGAAGGAGAGGAgctggagggagaagaggaggagtatgagatggagggagaggagagctcGGACGAGTCAGACTCTGAAGAACTGGATGAGAAAG AGAACTTCCAGGCGGATCTGGCCAACATCACGTGTGAGATCGCCATCAAGCAGAAGCTGATAGACGAGCTGGAGAACAGCCAGCGCCGCCTGCACACGCTCAAACAGCAGTATGAACAGAAACTCATGATGCTGCAGAGCAAGATCAGAGACACACAGCTGGAGAGGGACAAGGTGCTGCACAACATGG GCTCGGTGGAGACGGGCACGGAGGAGAAGGCTAAGAAGATTAAGTTAGAGTATGAGAAGAAGTTGAGCTCCATGAACAAGGAGATGCAGAAACTGCAGTCAGCCCAGAAGGAACACGCACGCCTCCTCAAGAACCAATCACAGTACGAGAAACAGCTCAAGAAACTCAACCAGGATGTGGCTGAGATGAAGAAAACAAAG GTGGGTCTGATGCGCCAGATGAAGGAGGTGCAGGAGAAAAACAGAGCGTCAGAGTGCCGACGCAACCGAGAGATCGCTACTCTGAAGAAGGACCAGCGCAAACATGAG CTCCAACTGAGACAGCTGGAGGCTCAGAAGAGGCAGCAGGACCTGATACTACGCAGGAAAAATGAGGAG GTGACAGCTCTGAGGAGACAGGTGAGGCCCACCTCAgggaaggtgaacagaaaggtgAGCCTACCGGAGCCCCTGCAGGACCCTTCACACCGCGGCATCCCAGGCAGACCTCACTCTGCTGGGGCAGCAGCCCCCAATGGCACCCCAAG GAAGTACCCGTTGAGGACGAGTGTCTACACCACCAGGACAGCCCGGGCTAAATGGCAGTCTCTGGAGAGACGCATCACTGACATCATCATGCAGAGGCTGACCATCTCAAACATGGAGGCTGATATGAACCGCTTCCTCAAG CAACGCGAGGACCTGACCAAGCGAAGGGAGAAGGTGTCTCGTAAGAGGGAGAAGATCGCCACAGAGGGGACCGACACGGACCGAAGCATCCAGTCTTTGAACGAAGAAATGGATGCCCTGGCGGCCAACATCGACTACGTCAACGACAGCATCGCTGACTGCCAGGCTAACATCATGCAGATGGAGGAAGCGAAG GAGGAGGGAGACACAGTGGACATTACCGCGGTGATCAGCTCCTGTAACCTATCAGAAGCCCGCTTCCTGCTTGATCACTTCCTGCACATGGCCATCAACAAG GGTCTGCAGGCAGCCCAGAAGGATTCCCAGGTGAAGATGATGGAGGGCAGGCTGAAGCAGACAGAGATCAACAGCGCCACTCAGAACCAGCTGCTGTTCCACATGCTGAAGGAGAAAGCTGAACTCAACCCTGAGCTGGACGCTCTGCTGGGCAACGCACTGCAAG AGAATGGAGATGACAGCAGTAGTGATGAGTCCTCTACCCCCAGCCCAGCCACAGAGGGAAG TTTATTGGCCTCTgacctcctgaaactgtgtggagAGGCCAAACCTAGGAAG GCACGCAGAAGGACAACCACCCAGATGGAGCTGCTGTATGCTGGTAGTGGTGAATTTGACTCCCCTACGGGGGACTTCTCTGCCTCCCTGCTACCCCTGGCAGAGGCCCTGGAAGGGACAAGGGACACGGGGACAGTAGCAGGACATCTCAGGGACAGGGAACTCACTGTGTCCCCCTCAGCACTGTCCACCAGGATAGCTGGACT TTCTGGAGTGTGGTCTTCTATGGGAGCTGAGAGGAGATCACTGGAACGCTCGCCTCTAACACCCAGGAGGATGCTAGAGAAGGGAGGACAACCCCCCTTAGACATCAAGGAACACACACCTATGGACCCCAAGGGTCACCCAGCACGAGAGACAAAGTCACACATACCCACAGCCACAGAGAAGACCAAAATCACAGACACCAAACCAAC GTTGGAAGAGTCACTTATATATCAAGGACAAAG AGGGGTGATCAACCCCGTGTCATCCCCTAAGAGCAGCCATGCTGCCAGACTACAGTGTGTCTATGTGGCTGAGGGACACACCAAACCTGTCATGTGTGTCGACTGCACTGATGACCTGCTCTTCACTGGCTCTAAAG ATCGTACGTGTAAGGTGTGGAACCTGGTGACTGGTCAAGAGATCATGTCTCTGGGAGATCATCCCAGCAGTGTGGTGTCTGTTAGATACTGTTCCAGCCTGGTCTTCACTGTCTCCACCGCTTACATCAAGGTCTGGGACATCCGAGACTCCGCCAAGTGCATACGCACACTCAC gTCGTCGGGCCAGGTGAGTACAGGGGACAGCTGTGTGTCTCTCAGGTCCCTGTCCATCCCTCCAGGAGAGAACCAGATCAACCAGATTTCTCTGAACCCTACGGGATCCTACCTCTACTCCGCCTCTGGCAACTTAGTCCGCATGTGGGACCTCAGGAA GTTTGTGTCTACTGGGAAGCTGACTGGTCATCTGGGTCCAGTCTTGTGTCTGACCGTCGATCAGATGGGCAACGGTCAAGACGTGGTCCTAACGGGGTCCAAGGACCACACCCTCAAGATGTTTGAGGTGACGGAGGGTGTCCAGGGCAGCATTGTGTCCTGTCACAACTTTGAGCCACCACACCAGGAGTGTATAGTCTCTCTGGCTGTTCAGGGGAACAGCCTCTACAGCAGCTCTAGAGACTACTGCATCAAGAAGTGGGATCTGTCCCGGAAACGACTAGTACAG CAGGCGGCGAGCGCCCACTCTGACTGGGTAAGTGCGCTGGGTGTTGTGCCAGGGTGCCCGGTAGTGCTGAGTGCAGACAGGGGAGGTCTGCTGAAGCTGTGGCACGCTGATACCCTGGCACCGCTAGGAGACCTGAGGGGACACGACAGCCCTGTTAACGGACTGGCTACCAACAGCAGCCAACTATTCACTGCCTCAGA TGACCGGACAGTGAAGATTTGGCAAGCAAATGGTTCTTTGGAGGAAGGGATCCATTGA
- the LOC129865282 gene encoding kinesin-like protein KIF21A isoform X6 has product MSGQDESSVRVALRIRPQLAREKIEGCHICTFCMPAEPQVMLGKDKAFTYDYVFDMDSQQDSIYTHCTEKLIEGCFEGYNATIFAYGQTGSGKTYTMGTGFDVNISEEELGIIPRAVKHLFRGIEERRQAATEQGKPVPEFKINAQFLELYNEEVLDLFESTRDMDGKRQKSTIKIHEDANGGIYTVGVTTRTVTSEAEMMQCLKLGALSRTTASTQMNIQSSRSHAIFTIHLCQVRVCTPDDSESNETDNRLANGSSEINSEFETLTAKFHFVDLAGSERLKRTGATGDRAKEGISINCGLLALGNVISALGDRSKRSTHVPYRDSKLTRLLQDSLGGNSQTVMIACISPSDRDFMETLSCLNYANRARNIKNKVMVNQDKASQQISALRTDIARLQMELMEYKTGKRMVGEDGMESINDMVHENSMLQTENSNLRIRVKAMQETIDAQRARLTQYLSDQANQVLAKVGEGNEEIGNMIQNYIKEIEELRAKLLESESVNENLRKTLSRANTRSSLYAGGGSFSLAPEIVASDIIEMAKKDLEKLKKKERKKKKSVVKEGVPDNEQERGNDEAEVDDHVSDHEEGEELEGEEEEYEMEGEESSDESDSEELDEKENFQADLANITCEIAIKQKLIDELENSQRRLHTLKQQYEQKLMMLQSKIRDTQLERDKVLHNMGSVETGTEEKAKKIKLEYEKKLSSMNKEMQKLQSAQKEHARLLKNQSQYEKQLKKLNQDVAEMKKTKVGLMRQMKEVQEKNRASECRRNREIATLKKDQRKHELQLRQLEAQKRQQDLILRRKNEEVTALRRQVRPTSGKVNRKVSLPEPLQDPSHRGIPGRPHSAGAAAPNGTPRKYPLRTSVYTTRTARAKWQSLERRITDIIMQRLTISNMEADMNRFLKQREDLTKRREKVSRKREKIATEGTDTDRSIQSLNEEMDALAANIDYVNDSIADCQANIMQMEEAKEEGDTVDITAVISSCNLSEARFLLDHFLHMAINKGLQAAQKDSQVKMMEGRLKQTEINSATQNQLLFHMLKEKAELNPELDALLGNALQAENGDDSSSDESSTPSPATEGSLLASDLLKLCGEAKPRKARRRTTTQMELLYAGSGEFDSPTGDFSASLLPLAEALEGTRDTGTVAGHLRDRELTVSPSALSTRIAGLSGVWSSMGAERRSLERSPLTPRRMLEKGGQPPLDIKEHTPMDPKGHPARETKSHIPTATEKTKITDTKPTLEESLIYQGQRGVINPVSSPKSSHAARLQCVYVAEGHTKPVMCVDCTDDLLFTGSKDRTCKVWNLVTGQEIMSLGDHPSSVVSVRYCSSLVFTVSTAYIKVWDIRDSAKCIRTLTSSGQVSTGDSCVSLRSLSIPPGENQINQISLNPTGSYLYSASGNLVRMWDLRKFVSTGKLTGHLGPVLCLTVDQMGNGQDVVLTGSKDHTLKMFEVTEGVQGSIVSCHNFEPPHQECIVSLAVQGNSLYSSSRDYCIKKWDLSRKRLVQQAASAHSDWVSALGVVPGCPVVLSADRGGLLKLWHADTLAPLGDLRGHDSPVNGLATNSSQLFTASDDRTVKIWQANGSLEEGIH; this is encoded by the exons GATTCGTCCTCAGCTGGCGAGGGAGAAGATCGAAGGATGTCACATCTGTACGTTCTGCATGCCCGCCGAGCCCCAGGTGATGCTGGGTAAAGACAAGGCGTTCACTTACGACTACGTGTTTGACATGGACTCCCAGCAGGACAGCATCTACACACACTGCACTGAGAAACTCATTGAGGGATGCTTCGAGGGGTACAACGCTACCATCTTCGCCTATGGACAG actGGTTCGGGGAAGACCTACACCATGGGTACAGGGTTTGACGTGAACATCAGTGAGGAGGAGTTGGGCATCATTCCCCGGGCAGTCAAGCACCTCTTCAGGGGCATTGAGGAACGACGGCAGGCCGCCACAGAGCAGGGCAAGCCTGTACCCGAGTTCAAGATCAACGCACAGTTCCTGGAG CTGTACAATGAGGAGGTGTTGGATCTGTTTGAATCAACGCGGGACATGGATGGGAAGAGACAGAAATCCACCATCAAGATTCATGAGGACGCTAACGGAGGCATCTACACTGTGGGAGTCACCACGCGCACGGTCACCTCCGAGGCAGAG ATGATGCAGTGTCTGAAGCTGGGTGCTCTGTCCCGTACTACAGCCAGCACCCAGATGAACATCCAGAGCTCGCGCTCCCATGCCATCTTCACCATCCACCTGTGCCAAGTCAGAGTCTGCACTCCAGACGACAGC GAGTCCAATGAGACAGACAACCGTCTGGCCAACGGTTCCTCTGAGATCAACTCTGAGTTCGAGACGCTGACGGCTAAGTTTCACTTTGTGGACCTGGCCGGGTCGGAGAGACTAAAGAGGACAGGAGCTACTGGGGATCGAGCCAAGGAAGGCATCTCCATCAACTGTGGACTG CTTGCGCTGGGTAACGTGATCAGTGCTCTGGGGGACAGGAGTAAGAGGTCCACCCACGTGCCTTACAGGGACTCGAAACTCACCCGGCTACTGCAGGACTCTCTGGGAGGAAACAG TCAAACGGTGATGATAGCGTGTATCAGCCCATCTGACCGGGACTTCATGGAGACACTAAGCTGTCTGAACTACGCTAACCGAGCCAGGAACATTAAGAACAAGGTGATGGTGAACCAGGACAAAGCCTCCCAGCAGATATCAGCTCTCAGGACTGATATTGCCAGGCTACAGATGGAACTGATGGAGTACAAGACG GGCAAGCGTATGGTGGGGGAAGACGGCATGGAGAGCATCAACGACATGGTCCATGAGAACAGCATGCtacagacagagaacagtaacCTGAGGATCAGGGTGAAAGCTATGCAGGAGACCATTGATGCCCAGAGGGCCAGACTCACACAGTACCtcagtgatcaggccaaccaGGTTCTGGCCAAAGTGG GTGAGGGGAATGAGGAAATTGGAAATATGATCCAGAACTATATCAAAGAAATCGAGGAGCTCAG AGCCAAGCTCCTGGAGAGTGAGTCTGTGAATGAGAACCTCCGTAAAACCCTGTCCCGTGCCAACACACGCTCCTCCCTGTACGCTGGTGGGGGCTCCTTCTCCCTCGCCCCCGAGATAGTGGCTTCCGACATCATCGAGATGGCCAAGAAAGATCTGGAGAAACTcaagaagaaagagaggaagaaaaagaAGAG TGTGGTCAAGGAGGGGGTACCAGACAACGAACAGGAACGAGGCAACGACGAGGCTGAGGTG GATGACCACGTCAGTGACCACGAGGAAGGAGAGGAgctggagggagaagaggaggagtatgagatggagggagaggagagctcGGACGAGTCAGACTCTGAAGAACTGGATGAGAAAG AGAACTTCCAGGCGGATCTGGCCAACATCACGTGTGAGATCGCCATCAAGCAGAAGCTGATAGACGAGCTGGAGAACAGCCAGCGCCGCCTGCACACGCTCAAACAGCAGTATGAACAGAAACTCATGATGCTGCAGAGCAAGATCAGAGACACACAGCTGGAGAGGGACAAGGTGCTGCACAACATGG GCTCGGTGGAGACGGGCACGGAGGAGAAGGCTAAGAAGATTAAGTTAGAGTATGAGAAGAAGTTGAGCTCCATGAACAAGGAGATGCAGAAACTGCAGTCAGCCCAGAAGGAACACGCACGCCTCCTCAAGAACCAATCACAGTACGAGAAACAGCTCAAGAAACTCAACCAGGATGTGGCTGAGATGAAGAAAACAAAG GTGGGTCTGATGCGCCAGATGAAGGAGGTGCAGGAGAAAAACAGAGCGTCAGAGTGCCGACGCAACCGAGAGATCGCTACTCTGAAGAAGGACCAGCGCAAACATGAG CTCCAACTGAGACAGCTGGAGGCTCAGAAGAGGCAGCAGGACCTGATACTACGCAGGAAAAATGAGGAG GTGACAGCTCTGAGGAGACAGGTGAGGCCCACCTCAgggaaggtgaacagaaaggtgAGCCTACCGGAGCCCCTGCAGGACCCTTCACACCGCGGCATCCCAGGCAGACCTCACTCTGCTGGGGCAGCAGCCCCCAATGGCACCCCAAG GAAGTACCCGTTGAGGACGAGTGTCTACACCACCAGGACAGCCCGGGCTAAATGGCAGTCTCTGGAGAGACGCATCACTGACATCATCATGCAGAGGCTGACCATCTCAAACATGGAGGCTGATATGAACCGCTTCCTCAAG CAACGCGAGGACCTGACCAAGCGAAGGGAGAAGGTGTCTCGTAAGAGGGAGAAGATCGCCACAGAGGGGACCGACACGGACCGAAGCATCCAGTCTTTGAACGAAGAAATGGATGCCCTGGCGGCCAACATCGACTACGTCAACGACAGCATCGCTGACTGCCAGGCTAACATCATGCAGATGGAGGAAGCGAAG GAGGAGGGAGACACAGTGGACATTACCGCGGTGATCAGCTCCTGTAACCTATCAGAAGCCCGCTTCCTGCTTGATCACTTCCTGCACATGGCCATCAACAAG GGTCTGCAGGCAGCCCAGAAGGATTCCCAGGTGAAGATGATGGAGGGCAGGCTGAAGCAGACAGAGATCAACAGCGCCACTCAGAACCAGCTGCTGTTCCACATGCTGAAGGAGAAAGCTGAACTCAACCCTGAGCTGGACGCTCTGCTGGGCAACGCACTGCAAG CAGAGAATGGAGATGACAGCAGTAGTGATGAGTCCTCTACCCCCAGCCCAGCCACAGAGGGAAG TTTATTGGCCTCTgacctcctgaaactgtgtggagAGGCCAAACCTAGGAAG GCACGCAGAAGGACAACCACCCAGATGGAGCTGCTGTATGCTGGTAGTGGTGAATTTGACTCCCCTACGGGGGACTTCTCTGCCTCCCTGCTACCCCTGGCAGAGGCCCTGGAAGGGACAAGGGACACGGGGACAGTAGCAGGACATCTCAGGGACAGGGAACTCACTGTGTCCCCCTCAGCACTGTCCACCAGGATAGCTGGACT TTCTGGAGTGTGGTCTTCTATGGGAGCTGAGAGGAGATCACTGGAACGCTCGCCTCTAACACCCAGGAGGATGCTAGAGAAGGGAGGACAACCCCCCTTAGACATCAAGGAACACACACCTATGGACCCCAAGGGTCACCCAGCACGAGAGACAAAGTCACACATACCCACAGCCACAGAGAAGACCAAAATCACAGACACCAAACCAAC GTTGGAAGAGTCACTTATATATCAAGGACAAAG AGGGGTGATCAACCCCGTGTCATCCCCTAAGAGCAGCCATGCTGCCAGACTACAGTGTGTCTATGTGGCTGAGGGACACACCAAACCTGTCATGTGTGTCGACTGCACTGATGACCTGCTCTTCACTGGCTCTAAAG ATCGTACGTGTAAGGTGTGGAACCTGGTGACTGGTCAAGAGATCATGTCTCTGGGAGATCATCCCAGCAGTGTGGTGTCTGTTAGATACTGTTCCAGCCTGGTCTTCACTGTCTCCACCGCTTACATCAAGGTCTGGGACATCCGAGACTCCGCCAAGTGCATACGCACACTCAC gTCGTCGGGCCAGGTGAGTACAGGGGACAGCTGTGTGTCTCTCAGGTCCCTGTCCATCCCTCCAGGAGAGAACCAGATCAACCAGATTTCTCTGAACCCTACGGGATCCTACCTCTACTCCGCCTCTGGCAACTTAGTCCGCATGTGGGACCTCAGGAA GTTTGTGTCTACTGGGAAGCTGACTGGTCATCTGGGTCCAGTCTTGTGTCTGACCGTCGATCAGATGGGCAACGGTCAAGACGTGGTCCTAACGGGGTCCAAGGACCACACCCTCAAGATGTTTGAGGTGACGGAGGGTGTCCAGGGCAGCATTGTGTCCTGTCACAACTTTGAGCCACCACACCAGGAGTGTATAGTCTCTCTGGCTGTTCAGGGGAACAGCCTCTACAGCAGCTCTAGAGACTACTGCATCAAGAAGTGGGATCTGTCCCGGAAACGACTAGTACAG CAGGCGGCGAGCGCCCACTCTGACTGGGTAAGTGCGCTGGGTGTTGTGCCAGGGTGCCCGGTAGTGCTGAGTGCAGACAGGGGAGGTCTGCTGAAGCTGTGGCACGCTGATACCCTGGCACCGCTAGGAGACCTGAGGGGACACGACAGCCCTGTTAACGGACTGGCTACCAACAGCAGCCAACTATTCACTGCCTCAGA TGACCGGACAGTGAAGATTTGGCAAGCAAATGGTTCTTTGGAGGAAGGGATCCATTGA